In Dioscorea cayenensis subsp. rotundata cultivar TDr96_F1 chromosome 26, TDr96_F1_v2_PseudoChromosome.rev07_lg8_w22 25.fasta, whole genome shotgun sequence, the following proteins share a genomic window:
- the LOC120253190 gene encoding auxin-responsive protein IAA1, which produces MSTDTARSSTESEVSGLDYEETELKLGLPGGARNGAAGSETERKRGFSETVDLTLGGSASQSADSAGAQASAAEKPPAAKARAVGWPPVRNFRKNALKSCTYVKVAVDGAPYLRKVDLEMYGGYEQLLAALQDMFSCFTIRDYQTEKRLVDPVNGTEYVPTYEDKDGDWMLVGDVPWKMFVASCKRIRLMKSSEAVNLAPRGTPGCTNSK; this is translated from the exons ATGTCAACGGACACGGCCAGAAGCTCGACGGAGTCGGAGGTCTCCGGCTTGGACTACGAGGAGACTGAGCTCAAGCTTGGACTACCCGGTGGGGCGAGGAACGGCGCTGCCGGATCAGAGACGGAGAGGAAGCGTGGGTTCTCTGAGACTGTTGATCTAACCCTTGGTGGTTCTGCCTCGCAATCAGCGGACTCCGCTGGTGCTCAGGCGTCAGCCGCCGAGAAGCCCCCTGCCGCCAA GGCGCGAGCGGTTGGGTGGCCGCCGGTCAGGAACTTCAGGAAGAATGCGCTGAAGAGCTGCACGTACGTGAAGGTGGCCGTTGACGGAGCGCCGTACCTCCGGAAGGTTGACCTGGAGATGTACGGAGGATATGAACAGCTGCTGGCCGCCCTACAGGACATGTTCTCTTGCTTCACTATCC GTGATTATCAGACTGAGAAGAGGCTGGTGGATCCAGTGAACGGGACGGAGTATGTGCCTACCTATGAAGACAAGGACGGTGACTGGATGCTGGTCGGTGATGTCCCTTGGAA AATGTTTGTGGCATCATGCAAGCGCATTCGGTTGATGAAAAGCTCAGAGGCTGTCAATTTAG CTCCCAGAGGTACCCCTGGATGCACAAACTCAAAGTGA
- the LOC120253133 gene encoding serine/threonine protein phosphatase 2A 57 kDa regulatory subunit B' kappa isoform-like — MWKQFLSKLPHKSSKSINASDSTPNHASSNGLNSGCSIQRTTSNGNVASGRAAATVKRMSSAIFPSSVVAGIEPLLSFKDVPNHEKPNLFISKLNLCCVVFDFSDPNKNSVEKDLKRQALMDLVDYVNTTTSRFTEPMIATSCKMFAANLFRVFPPNYRSGSSGGGENEEEEPMFDPAWSHLQGVYDLLHRFIASSSLDAKIGKKYIDHSFILRLLELFDSEDPRERECLKTILHKCYGKFMVHRPFIRKAVSNIFYRFVFETDRHNGIAELLEVFGSVISGFALPLKEEHKIFLSRALIPLHKPRTVGVYFQQLTYCVTQYIEKDPKLASTIIRGLLKFWPVTNSQKEVMFLSELEEVLEATNVAEFQKCMVPLFRRIACCLNSSHFQVAERALFLWNNDHITNLVAQNRQVIIPLIFPALERNSQNHWNQAVLNVTLNVKKILTEMDEELILACQTKFEEDEDERITLEEKRRMKWERLEAAAAGQPVTGNTAVLVTPFATPAISATLV; from the exons ATGTGGAAGCAATTTCTCAGCAAATTGCCTCACAAGTCTTCCAAATCCATCAATGCCTCGGACTCCACACCAAACCATGCTTCCAGCAATGGTTTGAACTCTGGATGCTCAATCCAACGGACAACCAGCAACGGAAATGTAGCTTCAGGGCGTGCGGCAGCCACTGTGAAGCGTATGTCCTCTGCCATATTCCCATCTAGTGTTGTTGCTGGTATTGagcctctcctatctttcaaagaTGTCCCTAATCATGAGAAGCCAAACCTTTTCATCAGCAAGTTGAACCTTTGCTGTGTCGTCTTTGATTTTTCTGATCCTAATAAAAACTCCGTTGAGAAAGATTTGAAGCGGCAGGCCCTTATGGATCTTGTTGATTATGTGAATACCACAACAAGTCGGTTCACTGAGCCCATGATTGCCACCAGCTGTAAGATGTTTGCTGCTAACTTATTCAGGGTATTTCCTCCAAATTATCGATCTGGTTCATCTGGCGGCggggagaatgaagaagaagagccaATGTTTGACCCAGCTTGGTCCCACTTGCAAGGTGTCTACGATTTGTTGCATAGATTTATTGCATCTTCCTCTCTTGATGCTAAGATTGGGAAGAAGTATATAGATCACTCGTTCATATTGAGATTGCTCGAGCTATTTGATTCAGAGGATCCACGAGAAAGGGAATGCTTGAAAACGATCTTGCACAAGTGTTATGGGAAGTTCATGGTCCACCGGCCTTTTATTCGTAAGGCTGTCAGCAATATATTCTACAGGTTTGTGTTTGAAACAGACAGGCATAATGGGATTGCAGAGTTGCTGGAGGTTTTTGGGAGTGTGATTAGTGGCTTTGCTCTACCATTGAAAGAGGAGCATAAGATCTTCCTCTCGAGGGCTCTCATCCCCCTGCATAAACCAAGGACGGTGGGTGTTTACTTTCAGCAACTGACCTATTGTGTGACACAGTATATAGAAAAAGATCCAAAGCTTGCAAGTACAATAATAAGAGGCTTGTTAAAGTTTTGGCCAGTGACAAATAGCCAGAAAGAAGTGATGTTCTTGAGTGAACTGGAAGAGGTCTTGGAAGCTACCAACGTGGCTGAATTTCAGAAATGCATGGTCCCTTTGTTTAGGAGGATTGCCTGCTGTCTCAACAGCTCTCACTTTCAG GTTGCTGAACGAGCCCTGTTCTTGTGGAACAATGACCATATAACCAATCTTGTGGCGCAAAACAGACAGGTGATTATACCCTTAATCTTCCCTGCTTTAGAAAGGAATTCTCAAAATCACTGGAACCAAGCTGTTCTGAATGTCACACTGAATGTGAAGAAGATCCTAACTGAGATGGATGAGGAATTAATTTTGGCCTGCCAAACAAagtttgaagaagatgaagatgaacgAATCACACTCGAGGAAAAGCGGAGGATGAAATGGGAGCGCTTGGAGGCTGCTGCTGCAGGCCAGCCGGTGACGGGGAACACCGCCGTCCTGGTTACGCCTTTTGCAACCCCCGCCATTTCTGCTACTCTGGTTTAG
- the LOC120253185 gene encoding protein PGR-like → MMGSTLLRILVSLVLSLAIAARAYKHKSLNRSGAMMGFVVMAIHIAAGYRFGVLILVFFFTSSKLTKFGQEKKRTIDEDFKEGGQRNWIQVLANSAIATVLVVILVTITGGEDRCLDTKNSALITGLTGGVIGHYACCNGDTWSSEIGMLSKGQPRLITTFKPVKKGTNGAVTIEGLLAAAAAGFVIGLAYTLVGLLTTGCAGDVAWKQLLVVPIATAMGLCGSLIDSLLGATVQFSGYCSLRKKVVSKRAPSVTKISGMNILDNNGVNAASILLTTLLTSVACLYIF, encoded by the exons ATGATGGGGAGTACGCTGCTTCGAATCCTCGTCTCTCTCGTGCTCTCTCTCGCCATCGCGGCGAGGGCCTACAAGCACAAGTCCCTGAACCGATCCGGAGCGATGATGGGGTTCGTCGTCATGGCCATCCACATCGCCGCCGGCTATAG GTTCGGCGTTCTCATCctcgtcttcttcttcacctcatCTAAGCTCACCAAGTTCGGGCAGGAGAAGAAACGGACCATCGACGAAGATTTCAAGGAGGGAGGCCAGCGGAACTG GATTCAGGTTTTGGCTAATAGTGCAATTGCAACTGTATTAGTTGTTATTCTTGTGACTATAACTGGGGGTGAAGATAGATGTTTGGATACAAAGAACTCGGCTTTGATAACTGGGCTCACCGGTGGTGTTATTGGACATTATGCATGCTGTAATGGAGATACCTGGTCATCTGAGATTGGAATGCTGAGTAAAGGACAGCCCCGGCTCATTACAACCTTCAAG CCAGTCAAGAAGGGTACAAATGGTGCAGTCACTATAGAAGGGCTTCTGGCAGCTGCAGCAGCTGGCTTTGTCATTGGGTTGGCTTACACATTAGTTGGACTACTTACAACTGGATGTGCTGGTGATGTAGCTTGGAAGCAGTTGCTTGTGGTACCCATTGCCACTGCAATGGGACTATGTGGAAGCTTGATTGATTCACTGTTGGGTGCCACGGTGCAATTCAGTGGATATTGCTCCTTACGGAAGAAG GTGGTTAGTAAACGTGCACCAAGTGTTACAAAGATATCTGGAATGAACATCCTGGATAACAATGGTGTGAATGCAGCCTCCATTCTTCTTACAACATTGCTCACTTCAGTTGCATGTCTGTACATCTTTTGA
- the LOC120253131 gene encoding uncharacterized protein LOC120253131, whose translation MAEAIHETLTSKGWRFRDSDEVLSLIPCKPSPVSVDSVESELLNMDLRSFGGKSLPDPSSLKKSSHLQGPKVLQVVSARDVYQSSIGASFQTPGRHRRLLRFGLTDGHSEVTAIEYSPTPSINEEIIPGTKVLLGSKIPVHSGILCLNSTVVTIMGGLVQSLYEEWQMSRKYSGFSRSSLRSPQGDGDGGPPPFEKLRIAEHSHLRSSHAPFSRNSVDRELGKDQVHLNVDRDKQSGDSKVDRTVGDSKVNSLPSRLEEKPGSSETRPKEVSEAVPVQNQAAAKKLLQKMSLATPDHRQGRGHKHRMRGKEEEAPVYTLDDWERRKANITKPAMMGQNQDVSQDEELAWQLQNQLDFEDHHGSTSNTEAEQIRMSMFNFGGSQGESNDRREFRGRGRGRGRGRKRF comes from the exons ATGGCGGAAGCGATTCACGAAACCCTAACCTCCAAGGGATGGCGCTTCAGGGACTCTGACGAGGTGTTGTCGCTGATCCCATGCAAACCCTCCCCCGTTTCAGTCGATTCCGTAGAATCCGAGCTCCTGAACATGGATCTCAGATCCTTTGGCGGGAAATCGCTTCCTGATCCTTCGTCCTTGAAGAAGTCATCCCATCTCCAGGGCCCCAAAGTCTTGCAG GTTGTTTCTGCAAGGGATGTATATCAAAGCAGCATCGGTGCTTCCTTTCAAACTCCAGGGCGCCATCGTCGTCTTCTTCGATTTGGTCTCACAGATGGGCATTCTGAAGTAACTGCAATTGAGTATTCACCTACACCGTCTATCAACGAAGAGATCATTCCTGGAACCAAG GTCCTTTTAGGAAGCAAAATACCAGTTCATAGTGGTATACTATGCTTAAATTCTACAGTGGTGACCATAATGGGTGGCCTTGTGCAATCTCTTTATGAAGAGTGGCAGATGAGTAGAAAATATTCAGGATTTTCTCGATCATCGTTGAGATCACCCCagggtgatggtgatggtggtcCTCCTCCATTTGAGAAACTAAGAATTGCAGAGCATTCACATCTTCGCAGTTCACATG CACCTTTCAGTAGAAATTCTGTTGATCGGGAGCTGGGGAAGGATCAGGTCCATTTGAATGTTGACAGAGACAAGCAATCTGGAGACAGTAAGGTGGACAGGACCGTGGGAGATTCAAAAGTGAATTCTCTACCAAGTAGGCTTGAAGAGAAGCCTGGTAGCTCTGAGACTAGGCCAAAAGAAG TGAGTGAAGCTGTACCAGTTCAAAACCAAGCTGCTGCTAAGAAACTTCTGCAGAAAATGAGTCTGGCAACACCTGATCATCGTCAAGGAAGGGGTCACAAACACAGAATGAGGGGAAAGGAGGAGGAGGCCCCGGTTTATACTCTAGATGACTGGGAAAGGCGAAAAGCCAACATCACTAAACCGGCAATGATGGGTCAAAATCAAGATGTGAGCCAAGATGAAGAGCTAGCTTGGCAACTACAGAACCAATTGGATTTTGAAGATCACCAT GGAAGCACAAGCAATACGGAAGCAGAACAGATAAGGATGAGCATGTTCAATTTTGGTGGGTCACAAGGGGAGAGTAACGATCGCAGAGAATTCAGAGgaagagggagagggagaggaagGGGTAGAAAAAGATTTTAG
- the LOC120253130 gene encoding D-glycerate 3-kinase, chloroplastic: protein MTVLIASSRSPQPWSLPSSSSPSSRSQTSGMALFRSLFSLKPVHHPPIPGHANTGITIKGRVAGPVVYSLFPKSSALVSSVDDLFDFICSGPLLEQLGYTPEIVADSLDKWLACGVHLCNLFQLNELRLTAPQKMRLYHYYIPVFVWCEDQISRHCSQFADGDEVPPPLVIGISAPQGSGKTTLVFALDYLFRRSGRNSATLSIDDFYLTAEDQAKLRNQHPGNALLEFRGNAGSHDLPFSVSTLTGLKKLTKEGMKMKLPRYDKSAYGGRGDRSDPSTWPEVKGPLTVILFEGWMLGFKPLPNEVVKAVDPQLEIVNKNLEAYYDAWDKFIEAWIIIKIREPTCVYQWRLQAEIAMRKDGKPGMSNEEVLDFVSRYLPAYKAYLPTLYSEGPRGLNPDRLLVVDIDDERNPILAS, encoded by the exons ATGACGGTTCTCATTGCATCGTCCCGATCCCCGCAGCCATGGTCGCTCCCAAGCTCTTCTTCCCCTTCATCCAGATCTCAAACCTCGGGAATGGCCCTCTTCCGCTCTCTCTTCTCTCTGAAACCTG TTCATCATCCTCCCATTCCCGGACATGCTAACACTGGTATCACAATCAAGGGCCGCGTCGCTGGCCCCGTCGTCTACTCATTATTCCCCAAGTCCTCCGCTCTGGTGTCGTCCGTGGATGATCTCTTTGACTTCATTTGTTCTGGCCCTTTGCTTGAACAACTGGGCTACACTCCTGAGATTGTTGCTGACTCCCTCGACAAGTGGCTGGCGTGCGGTGTCCACCTCTGTAACTTGTTTCAATTGAACGAGCTCCGCCTCACTGCTCCGCAGAAGATGAGGCTCTACCATTACTATATTCCTGTTTTTGTCTGGTGTGAAGACCAGATTTCGCGCCATTGTTCCCAATTCGCTGATGGAGATGAGGTTCCGCCTCCTCTCGTG ATTGGTATTAGTGCTCCTCAAGGTAGTGGGAAAACAACTCTGGTGTTTGCCCTTGATTATCTTTTCAGACGATCTGGAAG GAATTCTGCAACATTGTCGAtagatgatttttatttgacaGCAGAGGATCAGGCTAAGTTAAGGAACCAACACCCTGGAAATGCTCTTTTGGAG TTCCGTGGGAATGCCGGAAGCCATGATCTGCCATTTTCAGTTAGTACGCTTACTGGTTTAAAGAAGTTGACAAAGGAAG gTATGAAGATGAAGCTTCCACGTTATGATAAG TCTGCATATGGTGGAAGAGGTGACAGATCTGATCCTTCCACGTGGCCAGAAGTTAAAGGGCCTCTAACA GTTATATTGTTTGAAGGCTGgatgcttgggttcaaacctcTTCCAAATGAAGTTGTCAAAGCTGTAGACCCACAG CTGGAAATCGTCAACAAGAATCTGGAAGCTTATTATGATGCATGGGACAAGTTCATTGAAGCATGGATAATTATCAAGATAAGGGAACCAACTTGTGTATACCAATGGCGATTGCAG GCTGAGATAGCTATGAGGAAAGATGGGAAACCAGGCATGTCTAACGAGGAG GTTTTAGATTTTGTGTCTCGATACTTGCCAGCATACAAAGCTTACCTTCCAACACTCTACTCTGAGGGCCCGAGGGGATTGAACCCAGATCGCCTTCTTGTTGTTGACATCGACGATGAGAGGAATCCCATCTTGGCCAGCTGA
- the LOC120253233 gene encoding cyclin-A2-1 has translation MVGKENKMIGGYGAPTVRITRSRAAACQANGGVLHLNPPLAKPEMKRTQRENSKRTLMEENSHAACLTANCQPKKRAALKDVQNIRHNNLPKDCIDAPKMQPRVLQRVKLGSAKAKSCLVVKNSKLCLIDKDTNNKMADRQQEAELMGSKENNDLVKLEEKSLAAENVDSIKDVESTCGPALFDEHSCGAGPQFLGRLKDVESKLYADCVGLPCSDIMDIDCDHANPQMCSLYAPDIYANLHTAELIRRPCSDFMERLQRDITHGMRGILIDWLVEVSDEYRLVPDTLYLTVYLIDRFLSKHYIERQRLQLLGITCMLIASKYEEICAPRVEEFCFITDNTYTKGEVLKMESEVLNYQGFHLSVPTIKTFLRRFLRAAQTSSEVPTPALGFLANYLAELTLVDYDFLKYLPSKIAASAVFLTRWTLDQSEHPWNPTLEHYTSYKASDLTPVVLAMQDLQTNLRNCPLNSVREKYKQQKFENVATLTSPKLPHSLFC, from the exons ATGGTCGGGAAGGAGAATAAAATGATTGGTGGTTATGGAGCCCCTACAGTTCGAATCACTCGATCTCGGGCTGCTGCCTGTCAAGCAAATGGTGGGGTGCTTCATCTGAATCCACCTCTTGCAAAACCAGAAATGAAGAGGACACAGCGGGAGAATTCAAAGAGAACACTCATGGAAGAGAACAGCCATGCTGCTTGTTTGACTGCCAATTGTCAACCAAAAAAGCGGGCTGCCCTTAAGGATGTTCAAAACATTCGCCATAACAATTTACCAAAGGATTGCATTGATGCTCCAAAAATGCAG CCGAGGGTTTTACAGCGGGTGAAGTTGGGCTCTGCTAAAGCTAAATCTTGCTTAGTTGTGAAGAACTCCAAGCTATGTTTGATTGacaaagatacaaataataagaTGGCTGACAGACAACAGGAGGCTGAGTTGATGGGGTCTAAGGAAAACAATGATTTAGTGAAGTTGGAAGAGAAAAGTTTGGCAGCTGAAAATGTTGACAGTATCAAGGACGTAGAGAGCACATGTGGCCCGGCTTTATTTGATGAGCATAGTTGTGGGGCTGGACCTCAATTTTTGGGACGCTTAAAGGATG TTGAAAGTAAACTTTATGCGGACTGTGTTGGACTACCATGCTCAGACATTATGGACATAGATTGTGATCATGCAAATCCTCAAATGTGCAGCCTTTATGCCCCTGATATATATGCTAATCTACACACTGCTGAG CTTATTCGAAGACCTTGTTCTGATTTCATGGAAAGATTGCAGCGAGATATTACTCATGGCATGAGGGGCATCCTTATTGATTGGCTAGTTGAG GTTTCTGACGAATATAGGCTTGTTCCAGATACCCTCTATCTAACTGTATATCTCATTGACCGATTTCTCTCTAAACACTATATTGAAAGACAAAGGTTGCAACTGCTTGGCATTACCTGCATGTTAATAGCCtc GAAGTATGAAGAAATATGTGCTCCTCGAGTGGAAGAATTTTGCTTCATTACAGACAACACTTATACAAAGGGCGAG GTACTGAAAATGGAGAGTGAGGTACTCAATTATCAGGGTTTTCACTTGTCTGTACCTACAATAAAAACATTTCTTAG GAGATTTCTGCGAGCAGCACAGACTTCCTCTGAG GTTCCTACACCCGCCTTGGGGTTCTTGGCTAATTACCTAGCAGAATTGACGCTGGTTGATTATGACTTCCTAAAGTACCTTCCTTCAAAGATTGCTGCGTCAGCTGTATTCCTTACTCGATGGACGCTAGATCAATCTGAACACCCATGG AATCCAACACTTGAACACTACACATCATACAAGGCTTCAGATCTAACACCGGTAGTTCTAGCAATGCAAGATTTGCAGACAAACTTGAGAAATTGTCCCCTAAATTCAGTACGTGAAAAGTATAAGCAGCAGAAG TTTGAGAATGTGGCTACTTTGACCTCTCCAAAGCTGCCTCACTCACTCTTCTGCTGA
- the LOC120253167 gene encoding photosynthetic NDH subunit of subcomplex B 3, chloroplastic isoform X1 yields the protein MAAATSFLSTSSILHPSGSTSSTSNTKLSTRATFFSFPYNCNKANHTISFSCSANPSPSSAASTEPPATKPLIELQFIGTKPAEDGSFPVDMASAISGEKLLRNIMLDNNIELYAAYGKVMNCGGGGSCGTCIVEVVEGQELLNERTDTEKRYLKKKPETWRLACQTIVGNKVNAGKVVVQRMPQWKK from the exons ATGGCAGCAGCTACCAGCTTTCTCTCCACCAGCTCCATTCTCCACCCTTCTGGTTCAACCTCTAGCACCAGCAACACAAAACTCTCAACTAGAGCTACTTTCTTCTCCTTTCCGTATAACTGCAACAAGGCCAACCACACCATCTCTTTCTCATGCTCTGCTAATCCATCTCCAAGTTCAGCTGCTTCAACTGAACCTCCAGCAACAAAACCTCTGATTGAGCTTCAATTCATTGgg ACAAAACCAGCAGAGGATGGGTCTTTTCCTGTGGACATGGCATCGGCCATTAGCGGCGAGAAGCTCCTTCGTAACATCATGCTTGACAATAACATTGAACTCTACGCTGCCTAT GGAAAGGTGATGAACTGTGGAGGAGGAGGAAGCTGTGGAACATGCATTGTGGag GTTGTGGAAGGGCAGGAGCTTCTCAATGAGAGAACTGATACTGAGAAACGGTATTTGAAAAAG aAACCTGAGACTTGGAGACTTGCCTGTCAAACTATTGTGGGAAACAAAGTAAATGCTGGCAAG GTTGTTGTTCAGCGCATGCCTCAATGGAAGAAGTGA
- the LOC120253167 gene encoding photosynthetic NDH subunit of subcomplex B 3, chloroplastic isoform X2, whose product MAAATSFLSTSSILHPSGSTSSTSNTKLSTRATFFSFPYNCNKANHTISFSCSANPSPSSAASTEPPATKPLIELQFIGTKPAEDGSFPVDMASAISGEKLLRNIMLDNNIELYAAYGKVMNCGGGGSCGTCIVEVVEGQELLNERTDTEKRNLRLGDLPVKLLWETK is encoded by the exons ATGGCAGCAGCTACCAGCTTTCTCTCCACCAGCTCCATTCTCCACCCTTCTGGTTCAACCTCTAGCACCAGCAACACAAAACTCTCAACTAGAGCTACTTTCTTCTCCTTTCCGTATAACTGCAACAAGGCCAACCACACCATCTCTTTCTCATGCTCTGCTAATCCATCTCCAAGTTCAGCTGCTTCAACTGAACCTCCAGCAACAAAACCTCTGATTGAGCTTCAATTCATTGgg ACAAAACCAGCAGAGGATGGGTCTTTTCCTGTGGACATGGCATCGGCCATTAGCGGCGAGAAGCTCCTTCGTAACATCATGCTTGACAATAACATTGAACTCTACGCTGCCTAT GGAAAGGTGATGAACTGTGGAGGAGGAGGAAGCTGTGGAACATGCATTGTGGag GTTGTGGAAGGGCAGGAGCTTCTCAATGAGAGAACTGATACTGAGAAACG aAACCTGAGACTTGGAGACTTGCCTGTCAAACTATTGTGGGAAACAAAGTAA
- the LOC120253144 gene encoding katanin p60 ATPase-containing subunit A1 has product MVGALAGLQDHLKLAREYALEGLYDTSIIFFDGAIAQINKHLSTLDDAAIRSKWMNCKKAISEEVDIVKQLDAELRAFKELPGSRRSSSPPIPAKSFVFQPLDEYPTSSGAPLDDPDVWRPPSRDSGSRRSTRAGPPGMRKSSQDATWARGASRAGTGTGTGTPSRTGKSGTTRGGRTPSSSGVGAKKGKPTGKADSQSSDAEEGKSKKGQYEGPDADLAAMLERDVLETSPGVRWDDVAGLSEAKRLLEEAVVLPLWMPEYFQGIRRPWKGVLMFGPPGTGKTLLAKAVATECGTTFFNVSSATLASKWRGESERMVRCLFDLARAYAPSTIFIDEIDSLCNARGASGEHESSRRVKSELLVQVDGVNNSSTGEDGGRKIVMVLAATNFPWDIDEALRRRLEKRIYIPLPNFESRKELIKINLRTVEVAADVNIDEVARRTEGYSGDDLTNVCRDASLNGMRRKIAGKTRDEIRNMPKDEISKDPVAMCDFEEALTKVQRSVSAADIERHEKWFSEFGSA; this is encoded by the exons ATGGTGGGTGCCCTAGCGGGCCTTCAGGACCACCTCAAGCTTGCCCGTGAGTACGCGCTTGAGGGCCTCTATGACAcctccatcatcttcttcgaCGGTGCCATCGCCCAGATCAACAA GCATCTGAGTACCCTGGACGATGCCGCCATCCGGAGCAAATGGATGAACTGCAAGAAGGCCATCTCTGAAGAGGTCGACATTGTCAAGCAATTGGACGCTGAATTGAGGGCTTTCAAGGAGCTCCCCGGCAGTAGAAGATCGTCTTCCCCACCGATCCCtgccaaatcctttgttttccagCCGTTGGATGAGTATCCGACCTCTTCAGGTGCGCCATTGGACGATCCCGATGTTTGGAGGCCGCCGAGTCGCGATTCTGGGAGCCGGAGGTCCACGAGAGCTGGACCGCCGGGGATGAGGAAATCATCTCAAGACGCGACGTGGGCACGAGGGGCGTCTAGGGCCGGCACAGGCACCGGCACCGGCACCCCTTCTCGCACAGGCAAGTCTGGTACTACTAGAGGCGGCCGGACGCCTTCCTCGTCTGGCGTGGGAGCAAAGAAAGGGAAACCTACTGGCAAGGCGGATTCGCAG AGTAGTGATGCAGAAGAAGGGAAGTCGAAGAAGGGGCAGTACGAAGGACCTGATGCGGACTTGGCGGCGATGCTGGAGAGGGATGTCCTGGAGACAAGCCCTGGGGTCAGGTGGGATGATGTTGCTGGTCTAAGTGAAGCCAAAAGACTCCTGGAGGAAGCTGTTGTTCTTCCTCTCTGGATGCCCGAGTATTTTCAG GGAATTCGACGGCCTTGGAAAGGTGTTCTTATGTTTGGGCCCCCTGGTACTGGGAAGACACTTTTGGCTAAGGCTGTAGCTACAGAATGTGGGACGACATTCTTCAATGTTTCATCAGCTACATTGGCTTCAAAATGGCGTGGGGAGAGTGAACGGATGGTTCGCTGTCTGTTTGATCTTGCTAGAGCTTATGCACCAAGTACTATTTTCATTGATGAGATTGATTCTCTTTGCAATGCGCGTGG AGCTTCAGGAGAGCATGAATCATCTAGAAGGGTGAAGTCTGAACTTTTAGTTCAGGTAGATGGTGTGAACAATAGCTCTACTGGTGAAGATGGTGGAAGGAAAATCGTTATGGTCTTGGCAGCCACTAACTTTCCATGGGATATAGATGAAGCCCTTAG GAGACGGCTCGAGAAACGAATATATATACCTCTTCCCAATTTTGAGAGCCGCAAGGAGCTTATCAAGATCAATCTTAGAACTGTTGAG GTGGCTGCAGATGTAAATATTGATGAAGTGGCCCGGCGGACAGAGGGTTATAGTGGTGATGATCTCACAAATGTCTGCAGGGATGCTTCCTTGAATGGAATGCGGCGTAAAATTGCCGGCAAAACTCGAGATGAGATTAGAAACATGCCAAAGGACGAGATATCAAAAGATCCTGTAGCCATGTGTGATTTTGAAGAAGCTCTTACCAAGGTCCAGAGGAGTGTTTCTGCTGCTGATATTGAACGCCATGAAAAATGGTTTTCAGAGTTTGGCTCAGCATAA
- the LOC120253203 gene encoding SKP1-like protein 14, with amino-acid sequence MATIITKEQQEKEKMVTLVSSDSEKFVVEQKVAEKSHVIKMVMNCCGIESPIPVRRVKGDILKSILEYCEKHSKGEAQEVMEKWDKEYMDKAEKDLVFFHDLMLASHFLHIQELVDLIAVTFAGMLKMKSPEEIRQKFNINNDLTKEQEEHIMTTFGWAFQPI; translated from the coding sequence ATGGCGACAATCATAACAAAAGAGCAgcaggagaaggagaagatggtGACACTGGTGAGCTCTGATAGCGAGAAGTTTGTTGTTGAACAAAAGGTTGCAGAGAAATCTCATGTAATCAAGATGGTCATGAACTGTTGTGGTATTGAGTCACCGATCCCAGTTCGACGAGTTAAGGGTGATATCCTCAAGTCAATCCTTGAGTATTGTGAGAAGCACAGCAAGGGAGAAGCGCAGGAGGTGATGGAGAAGTGGGATAAAGAATACATGGATAAGGCCGAGAAGGACCTTGTTTTCTTCCATGATTTAATGCTGGCCTCTCACTTCTTGCATATCCAGGAACTAGTAGATCTTATAGCCGTAACTTTTGCAGGCATGCTAAAGATGAAAAGCCCGGAAGAGATACGTCAAAAGTTTAACATTAATAATGACCTCACCAAGGAGCAAGAGGAGCACATCATGACAACGTTTGGATGGGCTTTCCAACCAATTTAG